In one Lolium rigidum isolate FL_2022 chromosome 3, APGP_CSIRO_Lrig_0.1, whole genome shotgun sequence genomic region, the following are encoded:
- the LOC124694635 gene encoding plasmodesmata-located protein 2-like: MGGIPMLLLLRTAAVLLLLLSSPLPVSSADLYAVVYKGCANQTFPGGTAPATIAALSSSLAAQSASAKFYKTSSSSASAASASVFGLFQCRGDLSGPDCSSCVARAMSSWPDLCGAAVAARVQLNGCLARYEVSGFPQVSGVQMLFKTCGTGGGGGDADLEVRRGTAFAQLEAGVGTSAGGFFATSYQQVYALAQCEGDLSAVDCSNCVTQAVQHVQVECGGAPSGQVYLDKCYITYSYYPHGVPHGGGGGLGGQQTAKTVAIVLGGALALGFLVICLLFARSLVKKKEDY; the protein is encoded by the exons ATGGGCGGCATTcccatgctcctcctcctccggacggccgccgtcctcctcctcctcctgtcgTCGCCCCTCCCCGTCTCAAGCGCCGACCTCTACGCCGTCGTCTACAAGGGCTGCGCCAACCAGACCTTCCCGGGCGGCACCGCGCCGGCCACcatcgccgccctctcctcctccctcgccgCGCAGTCCGCCTCCGCCAAGTTCtacaagacctcctcctcctccgcctccgccgcctccgcctccgtctTCGGCCTCTTCCAGTGCCGCGGCGACCTCTCCGGCCCGGACTGCTCCTCCTGCGTCGCCCGCGCCATGTCCTCCTGGCCCGACCTctgcggcgccgccgtcgccgcgcgcgTCCAGCTCAACGGCTGCCTCGCGCGCTACGAGGTCTCCGGCTTCCCCCAGGTCTCCGGCGTCCAGATGCTCTTCAAGACCtgcggcaccggcggcggcggcggggacgccGACCTCGAGGTGCGCCGCGGCACCGCCTTCGCGCAGCTCGAGGCCGGCGTCGGCACCAGCGCAGGCGGCTTCTTCGCCACCAGCTACCAGCAGGTCTACGCGCTCGCGCAGTGCGAGGGCGACCTCTCCGCCGTCGACTGCAGCAACTGCGTCACCCAGGCCGTGCAGCACGTACAGGTCGAGTGCGGCGGCGCGCCGTCCGGGCAGGTATACCTCGACAAGTGCTACATTACCTACAGCTACTACCCGCACGGCGTGCCacacggcggaggcggcggactcGGAG GGCAGCAGACAGCAAAGACTGTAGCCATCGTGCTGGGTGGAGCTCTAGCTCTGGGTTTCCTGGTCATCTGCTTGCTCTTCGCCAGAAGTCTGGTCAAGAAGAAGGAAG ATTACTGA